The genomic segment AAAAAGTTTTATCCCCGTCCGGGAGTGCAGTCCTATATTAAAAAAAGAATCACTTTGTTTACCTGTCTTGTAGGCGCTGTGTGTGTCGTGGTGATTGCACTAACGGTATTGGCGAAAGTCCCTCTATCGATACGGACACGGAATAATAATAGGGCAGACCTTTCGGCATTCACATTGTTGTCGGACGAAAAAGCGCGACCGATTGATACAAGCGGAACCTATCGGTATACGCTTTCAGAAAAAGAGGTACTTGCGGCATATCGGAATGCGCAGAAATATTTTCAAGCTTCACGGGATAACCTTGCGCAAATTGAAGTGAATCGGATTTTGTCTTCAAATGCCGCTCATTCGATTAAACAAAAGGCGCGATTGTTGATGGACTATTTTGCAACACCGGGCTTCGATACCGTTCGGGATATCCCCGCCTACAGCGATGTGCGAGCCGATATTCCACTCTATCTTGATTGCTGGACAATTTGGTCGGGGCGTGCAACAAATATACAATCCGATGGGGACAATACAAGCTTTGATCTTTTGGTGGGGTATAGCGAGCGCATTCAGTTGGAAGGTGTTGTTCCTGTCTTTTGTAATTTTTCGGTCAGGATAGATTCGGAGCGCCCGATAGAAGTATTAGGAAAAATTCAGCAACGGGGCGGTATCCTTTTTTTAAAAGCTTCCGGTATTCATCAAAGTCAAGTGCCGGAAAACAAACGCTGATTGGAGAAGATATGTATACGGCGGAAAAAGTACGGATAGGCGGAAAGGGCGGCGTTCGGAGTATTGTGCTCGGCGGTGATAGCCCCATCGCTATCCAGACTATGTGGAAACAGCCGTTGCGTGAGGATACATTACAGGAGACGGTACGGCAGATAGCCGCACTGGAGCAGCTCGGTTGTGATATTCTCCGGTTTGCCGTACCGGATTCCGAAAGCGCCGAGGTGTTTGTGAAGCTTACCGGAATGACGCCGATGCCGCTTGTTGCCGATATTCACTTTGACTATCGGCTTGCATTGCGCTGTATGGATGGTTGCGCTGCAAAGATACGCATCAATCCGGGAAATATCGGAACGGAAGAGCGGGTAAATGCGGTTATTAAAAAAGCTCAGGATACCGGGACAGCGCTCCGCATCGGTGTCAACAGCGGCTCTCTCCCTGCCGATATACGGAACCGTATGGAGCAGGAAATCCGTGAGGGGCGCAACGCGGAGGAGGCGAGAGCAGCCGCATTGGTTTCCGGGGCACAGCGGGAAGCGGCGCTTTTCGATAGATATGGCTTTACGCAGTATCTTGTGTCGATGAAAGCGTCTTCGGTAAAAGAAACGGTCATTGCCAATGAACTGTTTGCTGCCAAGTCCGCCGCGCCGCTTCATTTAGGCGTTACGGAGGCAGGTCCTTTGGTTTCCGGCATTGTCAAAAGCGCCCTCGCATTTTCGAAGCTGCTTGAGCGGAATATCGGCGCTACCGTGCGGGTGAGCCTTTCCGATACTATGGAAAACGAGGTTATTGCAGCACGGGAAATTTTGACGGAATGTGGCAAACGGAAAGGCGGTATTAGGCTCGTGTCGTGTCCCCGTTGCGGTCGTAACGGTTTTGATGTTCACGGCTTTGTCGCACGGTGGCAGCATCGGCTTTTTGCCGAAAAGAAAGATTTGACCGTTGCCGTGATGGGATGTGTTGTCAACGGCCCGGGTGAGGGAAAGTTTGCCGATATCGGTATTACCGGTGCTGAAAATGTTATTCTGTTGTTTAAGCGGGGCGTTATCGTTCAGCGTATTGATATACAAGGCTTGACTGAAACGGAAAAAAATACGGTTGTCGATGCGGCCTTTGAAAAGGAGCTGAGGAGTTTATGAAAAAGTTAGCAATAGCATGTTTTACAATTCTTATCAGTGTATTTTTGTATGCACAAAAAGTATCGCCCGAATCATTGGAATACCCTTGGCATCTGCTTGAGCAAGGAAAGGTTGCGTATGAAGGGCGGGAGTTCGGCAAAGCGCTCCTTTTATTCAGACAAGCGCGAGAAATGCACAAAACACAGGTAACGGCTCAATATGATTATCTTTTTGCCGCGCTTAAACCGCATCAGGTACGAGCTGCCGGTGATCTTATCTCGGATGTATACCGCGTGTTGGAAAAGCGGCAAGATTATGAAGCATGTGCAATCCTTGATAGAATTTTTCTTACGCATCCTCCTGCTTATTTTGATAGGTCGATTTCTGCAGTACTTGCGTGGTTAAAAAAGAGCGATGTTTATCCCGAATGCGATTATCTAATCGGGAAGGTTTATGAGCTGGAAGGAGAACTTACACAATCCCGCAGGTTTTATCAATCTGCATGGGAAGCGAGAGAATTTTTATACATTCCTGATATGCGGTTTGAAATTATTTATTCGCTTGCACAAATTTCCGGCTTATTAAAGCAGTATGACGATCAGGAAAAATACCTTCTCCTCATTTTAACGGAAGATCCGGTATATGGAACTACCAATGTTGAAAGTGCAACATTGAGGGCGATGATCCATACGATTAAAAACGAACAGACGGTTGAAAAGTTTTTTTCATTATATCGGCATCATAATGATATAGCGCTTCGTGCCTATATTGAATTGACCGATATTTATCTTCGTGCCGAAAAATACGACCGTGCATTTAGAACTGCGCTGCTCGGCGCCGATATCGCCGTTACGTATTTAAGCAATACTTTGAAAAAAGCTGATTTTATGTATACATACAGTAATTTTTCCGATCTATTGCAGAGAATCGGCACAAATAATGAAATTCTGCAATGGACGGAAACCAAGCAAATTTGGAATGTCTTTTTGCAGTTTGCGGATTTGTTGTACCGACAGGGATTTGTCGTACAAGCAAATGATCTCTATCACAAATTGGCGGAGAGCTGCCCTTCTTTTACGTATGCAAAGGAAGCAACTTACAGGCTTTCCCAAACCTTTTAAACGAAAAGAACTGCCGTATCGGCACTGAAAAAACGGGGAGGTGAAAGATGAATATACACGACTACGGATTTTATCGAGTTGCTGCGGTAGTTCCTCCTTGTGTAGTTGGGGATTGTGCCGGCAATGCTGAACGGATTATTGGAGCATTGCGGAAAAGCGCCGAAATGGGAGCCGATATTGCCGTATTCCCTGCATTAGCTTTAACATCCGCCAGCTGCGGTACTCTTTTTGGGCAGCGGTCATTATTGAATGCTGCAGAAGATCGACTTGAGTATATCGTCCGGCAAACTTCCATGGAGCCTATTATCGGTGTGGTTGGTTTCCCGTTCTTTTTTTCAGGTAGCATCTACAGTGCTGTTGCCGTCTTCAGCAGGGGAACTATTTACGGTATTGTACCGCTGGCTGAAACCGCACATTCCCGCGTTTTTTCCGTATATGACGGAAAAGAATCCTCGGTAATTCTTACCGGCTTGCAAAATACCGCTGTTCCGTTCGGTTCCGATTTGCTGTTTGAAGTGGAAAAAAGCAGGTTTTCGTTTGTAATCGGCAGCTCGAAAAATGTACAAAATCAAAGTCAGACTGGAAATAAAAACGATTCTCTGACAGTGGGCATCCCCCTCACGGTAACCGGATCGGCGCTATGCATTGAGCCGCTTGCACAGGCTTCGTTTGCGGGGTCATTTACGGAACTCTGCCGCAGCGCTGCTGCTCGGTCAAAACAGGAAAGAAATACGGTTTTGTTTGTCAACGCCGGTTGGGGAGAGTCTACGACCGACACTGCCTGTGCAGGCGAGCGGGGCATTTATGAAAACGGCGAGCTGTTGGCAGCAGCAAATGGCTTTGAATTATCTGCTTTTAATAAAACAGGCGATTTCAATTTTTCCGGCTATGAAGATGAAGCCGCTATTACCCTTGCAGATATGGATTGCGAGGCACCTTCCAGCTTCGGGCGTAGTCCATCGGCTTGCCGCCGTATTGTCATTCCTACCATTCCTTCCCGAGGGGTGCTGCTTGTCCGGCCGCGCAATCCCAATCCCTTCATCCCGCTTGCAGTGCAAAATAACGAGCCGGCATGGGAGAGTTTTTTCTCGCAGGTAACGGAACTTCAGGCGCGTGGGCTTGCTAAGCGCATGTACCATACGGGATGTACAAAAACCATACTCGGAATTTCGGGTGGCTTGGATTCCACATTGGCGCTTTTTATTGCGGTTCTCGCTTCGCGAATGCTCCGTCAGAAAGCCGATTCGGTTACGGCAATTACGATGCCCGGCTTCGGAACAACGGATAGAACAAAGTCCAATGCACTTAAACTTGCGGAATTGCTTGGCTGTACCGTTCTTACCATTCCTATAGAAAAGGCAATGCTGCAGCATTTTGCAGATATTGGTCATCCTGCGGATCTCTGTAATACCGTCTACGAAAACGCGCAGGCGCGTGAACGTACTCAAATTTTGATGGATAAAGCAAATCAGCTTGGCGCGTTGCTTGTCGGTACGGGAGATCTTTCCGAATCGGCGCTCGGTTGGGAAACGTATAACGGTGATCACATGTCGATGTATAACGTCAATGCCGGTATTCCCAAAACAATGCTGCGTCATTGCATTCGCTATGTTGCAGCGTATCCCTCTGCCTTTTTACCGGATATGAATATGCATACTGAATTCCGCGCTGTCGTACAGGATATCCTCGATACACCGATTAGCCCTGAATTGCTGCCTGCACAAAAACAGATCATTACGCAAAAAACCGAGGACATACTCGGTCCTTATGAACTGCATGACTTCTTTTTATATTATATTTTACACACGGATTTTAGCCCTGCAAAAATTCTTCTGCTTGCTGAACATTGTTTTTCTACGGAACAGCGGTATAACCGTCAACAGATACTCGGCTGTATGCGTATTTTCTACCGGCGGCTTTTCTCGCAGCAGTTTAAACGTTCCTGTGCTCCCGACGGTGTGCAGGTAGGGTTCGGCAGTTTTTCTCCGCGAGGGATGTGGCAAATGCCAAGTGACATGAATGCTGCCGTCTGGCTTGCCGAACTTGAAAAATTGTCGGAGGTATGATACATTGTTTCAATGTTTCAAGCAATTGCTGCGTGGATAGGACAGTATATTTCTTATTTTCCGTTGGTTATTTTTATCAGCTTGTTCCTCGGAGGATTTAACCTTCCGATTTCGGAAGATATCATTGTTATTACTGCGGCTTTACTCTGTAAACAAGAGAAGGCATCCATTCCAGCCTTTTATGCTTCTCTTTATTTTGGAGCGATAATCAGCGATTACCTTGTTTATTTTTGGGGATGGCTTTTGGGACGAGGCAGGATTTCCAGCAAATTCTTTTCGAAATTGATAAGCGAAAACAGTGTCACCCGTATTTCCCGTGCCCTTCAACGGCACGGTTTTTTAACTTTTTTATTCGGACGTTTTATCCCTTTCGGTGTACGCAATGTTATTGCAATGACATCCGGCTTTGTCAATTTTCCGTTTTATAAGTTCGCTCTTTTTGATGCTATTGCAGCGGTTTGTAATATTTCGGCTTTATTCTGGCTTGTCTACTTCCTTGGGCAAAGAGGCAGTCATTTTATGAAGATTATTGGGATCATCCTTTTACTGCTTTTTATCGGCTTTAGTATTTATGTTATGCGATCGGAAAAACTCTTTTAAGCTTCACAAAAGGAACACCGCGTTGAATGATGTACCTATAGGAATTGAATATTTATCGGTAGAGAGGAGGCAGTATGAATAAATTCGCAATTATTGGTTTAGGTGCGTTCGGTGTCCGTATGTTGGAAGAACTGCTCCATTTTACCGATGAAGTTATTATTATTGATAGGGATCCTAATCTTATTAAAAAGTATGAAGGCAAGGCTGTTAAAGGCTATATCGTAAATATTACCGATGAAGAGAGTCTCCGTAAAAATATCCCCCAAAGAATCGGTACTGCTATTGTTGATTTAGGCGGAAGGATTGAGCTTTCGCTGATGGTAACCAAATATTTAAAGCAGCTCGGTATTAAAGAAATTGTCGTAAAGGCCGAAACCGACCAACATGAGAATCTGCTGTCTATGGTTGGGGCAACCAAGGTGATTTTTCCCGATCGTGAAGCGGCAAAGCGGGTTATGCCGATGCTCGCCTCAACTTTGCTGTTGAATTTTATGCCAATTTCAGCGGATCTCGCATTGGCGGAAGTAAGCATTAATGAAAAATATATCGGCATGACGCTCCTTGAAGCAAATTTACGAAAAGAACTCGGTCTTAATGTTGTTGCGGTACGAAAGCAAGATTGTGAAAGTTTTGAATTTATTGAACCGGACTATCGTTTTGCCGCAGATGATATTCTCCTCTTAGCAGGTTCGGAAGAGCATATTTTTGTCTTTTCTCATCATAAAGAAGATTTACATAAAAAAGAACATGCAAGCCTTTTCCGTATGCTTTTTCCACGCTTTCATTTTTAGATTTTTCTTAATCTAGATTTCGAGCCTGTTAATTTTCCGCTCTGCATACGGCCAAAAGAAATGTGCGGTAATGCCGCTTGCAAGTAGCGGGATACCGGCAAAACACAACAGATAATATTCTTGTGGTATAGACATCAGCGATGCCACTGTTACGATGATACCTAAAAGCAGTAGGTCTGAAAACAGTATGATGATATTGTTCAGATTATGTTTGACTGCCGCTGCGGGCGTATCCCAGTGGAGCTTGGGATGGGCGGTATCCAGCATCAGTGCAAGCAGGTTGCAGAAAAGAGCGAGCGAGAGCGCGATTATAAACGCAGCGATAGCGGTCAATGGCGTTAGCGAAAAAAGAAGCGCAATGCCGCCTACACCGATAAGGGAGCCGATACCGGCAAAGAGCATTGCATGTGCGAGCTTAGCCTGCATATATTGCTTTATCGAAAGGGGAAGGCTTTTTATCAGGTTGAGGTTTTTTGCATCACGGGAAACGGCTGTTGCCGCGATGCCGGTTGTCGAGCCGAGAAAAGTGCCGCATACTCCTGCAATTACAAGTCCCGCACTGCTTTGCATAAAGTCTTCCGTTCCTGCCGGTAGGTGAAGTGAGCCGGTGAGGTACATAATGCCGTAGATGAGCGGCAGCAGTATCATAGCGAATGGACCGTTTAAAAGATACGCCGGCTCGCGGTTCATTATATGGATTTCTCGTAGCAGCAATGTACTAAAGGCTGAACGTCGCTTAAACCCGCTGTGGATTAAGGTTTTCGTTTCTGATGCCGTAAGCCGCTTGAAGGTCTGTTCGTCAAATCCATCCTGTGTTTTTTCATACACCGCTGAAAGCAGACCGATTATTGCTGCGGCTACGGCAATGCAGATTGTGATAAACAATAGAAAAGAACCTATCGCTGTAGAAAAAGAATTCGCTGAAAGAGCCGCCGCAAAAAAACGCATCGGTAAGAGACAGCGCGTAACGGCGGCAATTCCCGGCCGGTAACCTGTAAGAGTTCCGGCTAAGTCAGAACTTTCGTGCAGCATATTGACCGATTGTACAAAATAATTGATTCCAAGCGCCATCACGATGCCGAGTATTCCGGTAATTAGCATTACAAATCGGCGCTGTTTAAAAATCTTCGTTATCCTCATAACACTGATATTGATTAGATAGCACAGTCCGATAATCGGCAGCGGAAAGAAAACGGCGCCGGTTAATGCTATTATATAGAATGAAGCAGGTGAGTGCTCATAATGTCCGTATACAGAGGCGGTAACTCCGAAAAAACTCACCGAAATAATCAGAGCCGGTAAACAATGCGCAAAAAATTTTGCGCCGAAAAAAATACGGGGCGGAATAGGCATTGCGCGTAGCGTTTGTTCGATACTTCCGATATAGTATGTAGAAAGCGTCAGTAAAAAATTAGAAATAAAAAGAAAGGCAAACAGCGCCGTGATTTCGATTTCAAAGAGGAGGTGTTGCATCCCTAAGGGCTGTAAGCTCTTGTAGAGATTTATCGTGATCATCCTGAATAATGCGATAAAGCAGCCGACGATGTATATCAAAAAAAGAATAAAAAGTCCGGTTTTAACGATAGACATAGTTTCTTCCACATTTTCGGAAGCGCTGCCGGAAGTTTCTTTGCTTGAGTTATTTTCGGCGGCTGCTTCCGGAATATTTTTTACCGCTTGCTCTTGTTTGTTTCGGCTTCCGCGGTGAGTACGGTTGTTTTTTCCCCGGATAAAATCTTGCCACCGACTGATACCGAATACCATCATCGCATAGATTCGGAATAGAGACTTAAAAACAGCAAGATACCGTGTGTCGGTTTTGTTTTTTTGATGCATATACGTATACCTTTTCGGCTATTATAATA from the Treponema medium genome contains:
- a CDS encoding tetratricopeptide repeat protein → MPSSILEQAKKQFAKGNYQQVINLLEPHVTQYVVSGDAKDVVYNASFNKSFPFYLYLGLACLHAGDIGGAVDYLTCARRIKMTDPDLLCAQAVLFLRRGDTARAIDYYLEAIEYNPNHVLARSGLEFIRTHNTPEAIGDAVQSGEIKKFYPRPGVQSYIKKRITLFTCLVGAVCVVVIALTVLAKVPLSIRTRNNNRADLSAFTLLSDEKARPIDTSGTYRYTLSEKEVLAAYRNAQKYFQASRDNLAQIEVNRILSSNAAHSIKQKARLLMDYFATPGFDTVRDIPAYSDVRADIPLYLDCWTIWSGRATNIQSDGDNTSFDLLVGYSERIQLEGVVPVFCNFSVRIDSERPIEVLGKIQQRGGILFLKASGIHQSQVPENKR
- the ispG gene encoding (E)-4-hydroxy-3-methylbut-2-enyl-diphosphate synthase, with translation MYTAEKVRIGGKGGVRSIVLGGDSPIAIQTMWKQPLREDTLQETVRQIAALEQLGCDILRFAVPDSESAEVFVKLTGMTPMPLVADIHFDYRLALRCMDGCAAKIRINPGNIGTEERVNAVIKKAQDTGTALRIGVNSGSLPADIRNRMEQEIREGRNAEEARAAALVSGAQREAALFDRYGFTQYLVSMKASSVKETVIANELFAAKSAAPLHLGVTEAGPLVSGIVKSALAFSKLLERNIGATVRVSLSDTMENEVIAAREILTECGKRKGGIRLVSCPRCGRNGFDVHGFVARWQHRLFAEKKDLTVAVMGCVVNGPGEGKFADIGITGAENVILLFKRGVIVQRIDIQGLTETEKNTVVDAAFEKELRSL
- a CDS encoding NAD(+) synthase, with translation MNIHDYGFYRVAAVVPPCVVGDCAGNAERIIGALRKSAEMGADIAVFPALALTSASCGTLFGQRSLLNAAEDRLEYIVRQTSMEPIIGVVGFPFFFSGSIYSAVAVFSRGTIYGIVPLAETAHSRVFSVYDGKESSVILTGLQNTAVPFGSDLLFEVEKSRFSFVIGSSKNVQNQSQTGNKNDSLTVGIPLTVTGSALCIEPLAQASFAGSFTELCRSAAARSKQERNTVLFVNAGWGESTTDTACAGERGIYENGELLAAANGFELSAFNKTGDFNFSGYEDEAAITLADMDCEAPSSFGRSPSACRRIVIPTIPSRGVLLVRPRNPNPFIPLAVQNNEPAWESFFSQVTELQARGLAKRMYHTGCTKTILGISGGLDSTLALFIAVLASRMLRQKADSVTAITMPGFGTTDRTKSNALKLAELLGCTVLTIPIEKAMLQHFADIGHPADLCNTVYENAQARERTQILMDKANQLGALLVGTGDLSESALGWETYNGDHMSMYNVNAGIPKTMLRHCIRYVAAYPSAFLPDMNMHTEFRAVVQDILDTPISPELLPAQKQIITQKTEDILGPYELHDFFLYYILHTDFSPAKILLLAEHCFSTEQRYNRQQILGCMRIFYRRLFSQQFKRSCAPDGVQVGFGSFSPRGMWQMPSDMNAAVWLAELEKLSEV
- a CDS encoding DedA family protein — its product is MFQAIAAWIGQYISYFPLVIFISLFLGGFNLPISEDIIVITAALLCKQEKASIPAFYASLYFGAIISDYLVYFWGWLLGRGRISSKFFSKLISENSVTRISRALQRHGFLTFLFGRFIPFGVRNVIAMTSGFVNFPFYKFALFDAIAAVCNISALFWLVYFLGQRGSHFMKIIGIILLLLFIGFSIYVMRSEKLF
- a CDS encoding potassium channel family protein — its product is MNKFAIIGLGAFGVRMLEELLHFTDEVIIIDRDPNLIKKYEGKAVKGYIVNITDEESLRKNIPQRIGTAIVDLGGRIELSLMVTKYLKQLGIKEIVVKAETDQHENLLSMVGATKVIFPDREAAKRVMPMLASTLLLNFMPISADLALAEVSINEKYIGMTLLEANLRKELGLNVVAVRKQDCESFEFIEPDYRFAADDILLLAGSEEHIFVFSHHKEDLHKKEHASLFRMLFPRFHF
- a CDS encoding putative ABC transporter permease subunit encodes the protein MHQKNKTDTRYLAVFKSLFRIYAMMVFGISRWQDFIRGKNNRTHRGSRNKQEQAVKNIPEAAAENNSSKETSGSASENVEETMSIVKTGLFILFLIYIVGCFIALFRMITINLYKSLQPLGMQHLLFEIEITALFAFLFISNFLLTLSTYYIGSIEQTLRAMPIPPRIFFGAKFFAHCLPALIISVSFFGVTASVYGHYEHSPASFYIIALTGAVFFPLPIIGLCYLINISVMRITKIFKQRRFVMLITGILGIVMALGINYFVQSVNMLHESSDLAGTLTGYRPGIAAVTRCLLPMRFFAAALSANSFSTAIGSFLLFITICIAVAAAIIGLLSAVYEKTQDGFDEQTFKRLTASETKTLIHSGFKRRSAFSTLLLREIHIMNREPAYLLNGPFAMILLPLIYGIMYLTGSLHLPAGTEDFMQSSAGLVIAGVCGTFLGSTTGIAATAVSRDAKNLNLIKSLPLSIKQYMQAKLAHAMLFAGIGSLIGVGGIALLFSLTPLTAIAAFIIALSLALFCNLLALMLDTAHPKLHWDTPAAAVKHNLNNIIILFSDLLLLGIIVTVASLMSIPQEYYLLCFAGIPLLASGITAHFFWPYAERKINRLEI